A single region of the Brachypodium distachyon strain Bd21 chromosome 3, Brachypodium_distachyon_v3.0, whole genome shotgun sequence genome encodes:
- the LOC100823387 gene encoding wall-associated receptor kinase 5: MNRCSRVQKSQNYQAQNHIMARITISASAILIAAAGLLLSPLSAGGLAVSPPSPSPSPRAIGLPGCETSCGDVSVPYPFGMGPSRCYWPGFNLTCDRRRNPPRLLLGYDSVLRVAEISLRNSTVRVIHTGSVVYTPSVIYNTTAQDWNVSFGNCFTGGGGAPYTLSSSNELILTGCNAQATLLGLGDAGNANTGTNDNIISGCASFCSSTIKPYAGGVASGHDKYCSGMGCCQAPISTDSTPKELQFRWFNRNHSRDLIPLPVYVFVAEEGWFDQRWVTDELVQKLEPPSAAALEVPLIIRWEVARDVNSHPNCSGEVARSLCKSKHSDCNQENRGYSCKCWNGYDGNPYIADGCQDINECERPEEHGCFGGCTNLLGTFQCWCPLGTHGDHTLRNGCVKPVTGLILIGVGLGLVGILIMILPATLVIRKIKKFIDAKDLKRKFFKQNRGQLLQQLVSQRTDVAERMIITLEELKKATKNFDKSHELGGGGHGIVYKGILSDLHVVAIKKSKIVIQQEIDEFINEVVILSQINHKNIVKLLGCCLEVEVPLLVYEFISNGTLHDHLHTNGHISLSWNKRMRIGIEIAKALAYLHSATSIPVIHRDIKSTNILLDDTLTAKVSDFGASRYIQIDETGVTTKVQGTIGYLDPMYYQTGRLTEKSDVYSFGVVLVELLTRKKPFLYLSSEGDAGLVDHFLTLLAESNLVEILDPQILEEGGEEIKEVAKIAAVCIKFRGEDRPTMRQVEMALEGIQASKEHISNNFSIEKSVDNNIKRNFFSTQEARTKLGATRIYSLEEEFLMSARYPR, translated from the exons ATGAATAGGTGTTCCAGAGTGCAGAAATCCCAAAACTATCAGGCACAGAACCATATAATGGCGAGAATAACTATCTCGGCATCGGCGATCCTAATAGCGGCCGCGGGTTTGCTGCTGTCGCCTCTATCCGCCGGTGGATTAGCAGTATCTCCTCCCAGCCCCAGCCCCAGCCCCAGGGCCATAGGGCTGCCGGGCTGTGAGACCAGCTGCGGCGACGTGAGTGTGCCGTACCCGTTCGGCATGGGCCCGTCCAGGTGCTACTGGCCAGGGTTCAACCTCACCTgcgaccgccgccgcaaccCGCCGcggctgctcctcggctacgACTCCGTGCTACGGGTGGCCGAGATCTCTCTCCGGAACAGCACGGTGCGCGTCATCCACACCGGCTCCGTCGTATACACCCCCTCCGTGATCTACAACACCACCGCCCAGGACTGGAACGTCAGCTTCGGCAACTGcttcaccggcggcggcggcgcgccctACACGCTGTCAAGCAGCAACGAGCTGATCCTCACGGGTTGCAACGCGCAGGCGACGCtgctcgggctcggggacgcCGGCAACGCCAACACCGGCACCAACGATAACATCATCAGCGGCTGCGCCTCCTTCTGCTCTTCCACCATCAAGCCCTACGCCGGGGGTGTGGCCAGCGGGCACGACAAGTACTGCTCCGGGATGGGCTGCTGCCAGGCCCCGATCTCCACGGACAGCACGCCCAAGGAGCTGCAGTTCAGATGGTTCAACCGGAACCACTCCCGGGACCTGATACCGCTGCCCGTGTACGTGTTCGTGGCAGAGGAGGGGTGGTTCGACCAGCGGTGGGTCACCGACGAGCTGGTGCAGAAGCTCGAGCCACCGTCGGCAGCCGCGCTGGAGGTTCCCCTTATTATACGCTGGGAGGTGGCCCGTGACGTGAACTCGCATCCCAATTGTTCCGGGGAGGTAGCGCGCAGCCTCTGCAAGAGCAAGCACAGCGACTGCAACCAAGAGAACAGAGGCTATTCGTGCAAGTGCTGGAACGGCTACGACGGCAATCCCTACATCGCCGATGGCTGCCAAG ATATCAACGAATGCGAACGGCCAGAAGAACATGGGTGCTTCGGCGGGTGTACGAACCTGCTCGGAACGTTTCAGTGCTGGTGCCCGCTAGGAACCCATGGCGACCACACCCTGCGCAATGGTTGTGTCAAGCCCGTCACAG GTTTGATACTTATAGGAGTGGGTCTTGGTCTAGTAGGCATCCTAATTATGATTCTCCCGGCGACATTGGTTATCCGTAAGATCAAAAAGTTTATTGATGCAAAAGATTTGAAGCGGAAGTTCTTCAAACAAAATCGTGGACAGTTATTGCAACAATTGGTATCACAAAGGACAGATGTTGCGGAAAGGATGATAATAACCTTAGAGGAATTGAAGAAGGCCACAAAGAATTTTGACAAGTCTCATGAGCTTGGAGGTGGAGGGCATGGTATTGTTTACAAAGGAATTTTATCAGATTTGCATGTTGTAGCAATCAAGAAGTCTAAGATAGTGATAcaacaagaaatcgacgagtTCATAAATGAGGTTGTCATCCTCTCTCAGATCAATCATAAGAACATAGTAAAGCTTTTGGGCTGTTGTCTTGAGGTAGAAGTCCCATTATTAGTCTATGAGTTCATTTCCAACGGAACCCTTCACGATCACCTTCACACCAATGGACATATTTCGTTATCATGGAATAAGAGGATGAGGATTGGGATTGAGATAGCCAAAGCTCTTGCCTATCTCCACTCAGCTACTTCAATCCCAGTGATCCATAGAGATATCAAGTCAACAAACATACTTCTTGATGATACCCTAACAGCAAAAGTATCTGACTTTGGAGCTTCAAGGTATATTCAAATTGATGAAACAGGAGTGACAACAAAGGTGCAAGGGACTATAGGCTATCTAGACCCAATGTACTATCAAACAGGGCGACTCACGGAGAAAAGTGATGTGTACAGCTTTGGGGTTGTTCTTGTAGAACTGCTTACCAGGAAGAAACCATTTTTATACTTGTCATCTGAAGGTGATGCGGGGCTTGTTGACCATTTTCTCACTTTACTTGCTGAAAGCAACTTGGTTGAGATATTAGATCCACAGATTTTGGAGGAAGGAGGTGAAGAAATTAAAGAAGTTGCAAAAATAGCAGCAGTATGTATAAAATTCAGAGGAGAAGACCGACCTACCATGAGACAAGTGGAGATGGCACTTGAAGGCATTCAAGCATCTAAGGAGCATATTTCAAATAATTTTTCAATAGAGAAATCTGTGGACAATAATATCAAAAGGAATTTCTTTTCAACCCAAGAAGCACGAACCAAGCTGGGAGCGACTAGGATTTATAGTTTGGAAGAAGAATTTTTAATGTCGGCGAGGTACCCCAGGTAG
- the LOC100823687 gene encoding uncharacterized protein At1g65710: protein MGLCFSKKNQEKPPPPAKQPSAEASTKSKKKPGKVADEKAKKITPQPRRAAKAEEEPAAAAAGKKASVVVKSKAAAVVEEEKKKEEARQAVVVAKGPVPVRTSSCTKEEVDAILIQCGRLSRSSSGTGRAASSETGTGNRRRSGSKRSCDFDQERRGGGAEEDCDWEGHGVPVSRPSPHRSSPQRKRSGSRERTGGGSRRSSRSPGRRGEGGAPSAGAASSGAARQQPGKMVSVPAREKGRAPSPAVVAGKGCASPRSSSPARVAMAAGNENAGAGQKTAGPTPSLSRSSSRKAEKSPHRRNPMAEIDENSLRNNNSSNANPQKKSTEVAVAKPTERAKEKKAEIAEETMVAASETRAPSSKTTATRTATENLNPRASSRSRRPSRDFDQSPNLSATQVLDDIQNYHHASGTPPPSFSLPACVSKARSIVEAVADLNSSSSESRACERSNDKGSVNAPAGRHDDDVDLVEPSVHRYVSVRDIRGRGETELQESAGSNSLSGNPWTPSCESTDRTWSTSRSSNNGDEVVDQDPGRHGARSPMNRPRQSKQRPAAQPEPSGRSRAAGSSGVNAHRGRSSAHRGSGSVASGRSVARGVSAGS from the exons ATGGGACTCTGTTTTAGCAAGAAAAACCAGGAGaagccaccgccaccggcgAAGCAGCCGAGTGCGGAGGCCAGCACcaagtcgaagaagaagcccgGCAAGGTTGCTGACGAGAAGGCCAAGAAGATCACGCCGCAGCCCAGGAGGGCGGccaaggcggaggaggagcctgccgcggcagcggccggcAAGAAGGCGTCGGTCGTCGTGAAGAGCAAGGCGGCTGCggtcgtggaggaggagaagaagaaggaagaggcGAGGCAGGCGGTGGTTGTGGCCAAGGGCCCCGTGCCGGTGCGCACGTCGAGCTGCACcaaggaggaggtggacgcCATCCTGATCCAGTGCGGGCGCCTCAGCCGGAGCTCGTCCGGGACCGGGAGGGCGGCGTCGAGCGAGACGGGGACCGGTAACCGGAGGCGTTCCGGGTCGAAGAGGAGCTGTGACTTTGATCAGGAGAGGAGGGGCGGTGGTGCGGAGGAGGACTGCGACTGGGAGGGGCACGGGGTCCCTGTGTCAAGGCCGTCGCCCCACCGGAGCTCGCCGCAGAGGAAGCGGTCGGGGAGCCGGGAGAGgaccggcggcgggagcaggaGGTCGAGCCGATCACCTGGGCGGCGTGGGGAGGGCGGCGCTCCCTCTGCGGGGGCGGCGAGCTCCGGCGCCGCGAGACAGCAGCCGGGGAAGATGGTCTCCGTGCcggcgagggagaaggggcgcgcgccgtcgcccgctGTCGTGGCAGGGAAGGGGTGCGCGTCTCCGCGATCGAGCTCGCCTGCGAGggtggccatggccgcgggCAATGAGAATGCTGGGGCGGGACAGAAGACGGCGGGGCCGACGCCGTCGCTGAGCCGGAGCTCGTCCAGGAAGGCCGAGAAGTCACCGCACCGGCGCAACCCCATGGCCGAGATCGACGAGAATTCCCTCCGCAATAACAACAGCAGCAATGCCAATCCCCAGAAG AAATCGACGGAGGTTGCCGTCGCCAAGCCCACCGAACGtgcaaaggagaagaaggcggagATAGCAGAGGAGACAATGGTCGCGGCGTCAGAGACGAGAGCACCCTCGTCGAAGACCACCGCGACGCGCACGGCGACCGAGAACCTCAATCCGAGGGCAAGCTCTCGGTCCCGCAGGCCGTCGCGCGACTTCGACCAGAGCCCCAACTTAAGCGCCACCCAGGTCCTCGACGACATCCAGAACTACCACCACGCCTCCggaacgccgccgccatccttcTCGCTCCCAGCCTGCGTCTCCAAGGCGCGCTCCATCGTCGAGGCCGTGGCCGACCTCAATTCATCCTCGTCCGAGAGCCGCGCCTGCGAGCGCTCTAACGACAAGGGCTCTGTCaacgcgccggccggccggcacgacgacgacgtcgaccTCGTCGAGCCTAGCGTGCACAGGTACGTGTCGGTGAGAGACATCCGTGGCCGTGGGGAGACCGAGCTGCAGGAGTCCGCGGGGAGCAACAGCCTCTCCGGCAACCCGTGGACGCCGTCCTGCGAGTCCACGGACCGGACGTGGAGCACCTCGCGGTCGTCCAACAACGGCGACGAGGTCGTGGACCAGGACCCTGGCCGCCACGGGGCGCGCAGCCCGATGAACCGGCCACGGCAGAGCAAGcagaggccggcggcgcagccGGAGCCCAGTGGCCGGTCGCGTGCTGCTGGCAGCTCCGGCGTCAATGCTCACCGTGGACGCAGCAGCGCTCatcgcggcagcggcagcgtgGCCAGCGGCCGATCGGTTGCCCGTGGCGTCTCGGCGGGATCGTAG